In Arthrobacter citreus, a single genomic region encodes these proteins:
- the yaaA gene encoding S4 domain-containing protein YaaA, translated as MKNEKVKIKTDYITLGQFLKLAGVIDTGGMAKWFLAEHEIFVNNEPENRRGKKLVLNDTISITGIGTYIITS; from the coding sequence ATGAAAAATGAAAAAGTTAAAATAAAAACGGATTATATTACGTTAGGTCAATTTTTAAAGCTTGCAGGAGTTATTGATACAGGTGGAATGGCTAAATGGTTTTTAGCGGAGCATGAAATCTTTGTAAACAATGAGCCTGAAAACCGCAGAGGAAAGAAACTAGTTTTAAACGATACTATTTCTATTACTGGAATAGGTACGTATATTATTACTTCATAA
- the gyrB gene encoding DNA topoisomerase (ATP-hydrolyzing) subunit B, which produces MDQKMQEHNYDENQIQVLEGLEAVRKRPGMYIGSTSGKGLHHLVWEIVDNSIDEALAGYCDEINVIIEEDNSITVKDNGRGIPVGIHEKMGRPALEVIMTVLHAGGKFGGGGYKVSGGLHGVGASVVNALSTLLEVHVHREGNIYYQQFAKGIPVADMSIEGETDTTGTITHFKPDSEIFTETIVYDFDTLANRLRELAFLNRGIRLTIEDRRENKQKKEFHYEGGIKSYVEHLNRSKEVIHDEPIFVIGEKDGISVEIALQYNESYTSNIYSFTNNINTHEGGTHEVGFKTALTRVINDYGRKNGLIKDQDSNLSGEDVREGLTAIVSIKHPDPQFEGQTKTKLGNSEVRTITEQVFGEKLEKFLLENPTEAKKIVEKGLMAARARVAAKKARELTRRKSALEVSSLPGKLADCSSKDSSISEIYIVEGDSAGGSAKQGRDRHFQAILPLRGKIINVEKARLDKILSNNEVRSMITAFGTGIGDDFDIEKARYHKIILMTDADVDGAHIRTLLLTFLYRYMRQIIESGYIYIAQPPLYKIQQGKKIQYAYNDRQMEEIMSTINAVPKPVIQRYKGLGEMNPEQLWETTMNPETRTLLQVNLQDAIEADETFETLMGEKVEPRRNFIQDNAKYVKNLDI; this is translated from the coding sequence ATGGATCAAAAGATGCAAGAACATAATTATGATGAAAATCAAATACAGGTTCTTGAAGGTTTAGAAGCCGTACGTAAAAGACCAGGGATGTATATCGGGTCTACGAGTGGAAAAGGATTACATCACTTAGTATGGGAAATCGTTGATAATAGTATAGATGAGGCATTGGCTGGATACTGTGATGAGATTAATGTAATTATTGAAGAAGATAATAGCATTACAGTTAAAGATAATGGTCGTGGTATCCCGGTAGGTATTCATGAAAAAATGGGTAGACCGGCATTAGAAGTAATTATGACAGTACTTCATGCTGGTGGTAAATTTGGCGGTGGCGGATACAAAGTATCTGGTGGACTACATGGTGTAGGGGCTTCAGTAGTAAATGCATTATCTACTTTACTTGAAGTTCATGTTCATCGTGAAGGAAATATTTATTACCAACAATTTGCTAAAGGTATACCAGTTGCAGATATGAGTATCGAAGGTGAAACGGATACTACAGGTACAATTACTCATTTTAAACCTGATTCAGAGATTTTTACTGAAACAATAGTCTATGACTTTGATACATTAGCAAATCGTTTAAGAGAGTTAGCATTCCTTAATAGGGGTATTCGCTTAACAATAGAAGATCGTAGAGAAAATAAGCAAAAGAAAGAGTTTCACTATGAAGGTGGAATTAAATCTTATGTTGAACACTTAAATCGTTCAAAAGAAGTAATTCATGACGAGCCAATTTTTGTGATTGGTGAAAAAGATGGAATTAGTGTAGAAATTGCACTTCAATATAACGAGAGCTATACAAGTAATATATACTCATTCACAAATAATATTAATACACATGAAGGTGGAACTCATGAAGTTGGGTTCAAAACAGCATTGACTCGTGTTATTAATGATTATGGACGTAAGAATGGGTTAATTAAGGATCAAGATAGTAACTTATCTGGAGAGGATGTGCGTGAAGGATTAACTGCTATCGTTTCTATTAAACATCCAGATCCTCAATTTGAAGGACAAACAAAAACTAAACTAGGTAATAGTGAAGTTCGTACGATTACAGAGCAAGTTTTTGGAGAGAAACTTGAAAAGTTTTTATTAGAAAATCCAACTGAAGCTAAAAAAATCGTTGAAAAAGGTTTAATGGCAGCTAGAGCGCGTGTTGCTGCTAAAAAGGCTCGTGAATTAACAAGAAGAAAAAGTGCTTTAGAAGTATCAAGTTTGCCTGGGAAATTAGCAGATTGTTCTTCAAAAGATTCTTCAATTAGCGAAATTTACATCGTTGAGGGTGACTCAGCGGGTGGAAGTGCTAAACAAGGACGAGATCGTCACTTCCAAGCAATACTTCCTTTACGTGGAAAAATCATTAACGTAGAAAAAGCGCGACTTGATAAAATTTTATCAAACAATGAGGTTCGTTCAATGATTACTGCCTTTGGTACTGGAATTGGTGATGACTTTGATATTGAGAAAGCTCGATATCATAAAATTATATTAATGACAGATGCCGATGTAGATGGTGCTCACATTCGTACGTTATTGTTGACGTTCCTATATCGTTATATGCGTCAAATCATAGAAAGTGGTTATATTTATATAGCTCAACCACCTTTATATAAGATTCAACAAGGTAAAAAAATACAGTATGCTTACAATGATCGACAAATGGAAGAAATTATGTCGACCATTAATGCTGTACCAAAACCAGTTATTCAACGATATAAAGGTCTAGGTGAAATGAATCCTGAACAGTTATGGGAAACTACAATGAATCCTGAAACTAGAACATTATTACAAGTTAACCTTCAAGATGCTATTGAAGCGGATGAAACGTTTGAAACGTTAATGGGTGAAAAGGTAGAACCAAGACGTAACTTTATCCAAGATAATGCTAAGTACGTAAAGAATTTAGATATTTAA
- the recF gene encoding DNA replication/repair protein RecF yields MYIKDLELRQYRNYEKLQLSFQNNVNVIIGENAQGKTNLMESIYVLALTKSHRTSNDKEMIRWDEEYGTIKGTLQKKNQQVTLQLILSKKGKKAKLNHLEQMKLSQYIGVMNVVMFAPEDLHLVKGSPQVRRKFLDMELGQVSPVYLHELSQYQRILQQRNSLLRTLQTSRDRNYLMLEVLTSQLVKHAIKIIEKRISFIKLLQDWASPIHSQISRETEKLEIIYKPSINVSDLTDLTKMEDEYIKQFEAEKEREVSRGTTLLGPHRDDLVFMVNDKNVQTFGSQGQQRTTALSLKLAEIELIKEEVGEYPILLLDDVLSELDDYRQTHLLNAIQNKVQTFVTTTSVDGIQHETIKQANIINVSHGTIISGSQ; encoded by the coding sequence TTGTATATTAAAGATTTAGAACTAAGACAATACCGTAATTACGAAAAGCTTCAGTTGAGCTTCCAAAATAATGTGAATGTCATTATTGGAGAGAATGCACAAGGTAAAACGAATTTAATGGAGTCTATTTATGTGCTAGCTTTAACAAAGTCCCATCGAACGAGCAATGACAAAGAAATGATACGATGGGACGAAGAGTATGGTACAATAAAAGGTACGTTACAAAAGAAAAACCAACAAGTAACACTACAGCTAATCCTCTCAAAGAAAGGTAAGAAAGCAAAGCTGAACCATCTAGAACAGATGAAGTTAAGTCAATATATAGGCGTGATGAATGTCGTTATGTTCGCACCAGAAGACCTACATTTAGTAAAAGGTAGTCCACAAGTGCGTCGAAAATTTCTAGATATGGAACTAGGACAAGTTTCGCCTGTTTACCTACATGAGCTAAGTCAGTATCAACGAATCCTCCAACAGCGAAATTCACTACTACGAACATTACAAACTAGTCGTGATCGGAACTATTTAATGCTTGAAGTCCTTACATCTCAACTAGTGAAACATGCAATAAAAATAATCGAAAAGCGAATTTCGTTCATCAAATTATTACAAGATTGGGCTTCGCCTATTCATAGTCAAATTTCTAGAGAGACCGAAAAACTAGAAATTATATATAAACCAAGCATTAATGTATCAGATTTAACAGATTTGACGAAAATGGAAGATGAGTATATTAAACAATTTGAAGCTGAAAAGGAACGAGAAGTATCAAGAGGTACTACATTGCTTGGTCCTCACAGAGATGACCTAGTTTTTATGGTCAATGATAAAAACGTTCAGACCTTTGGATCACAAGGACAACAGCGGACAACAGCACTTTCTTTAAAATTGGCCGAAATTGAACTTATAAAAGAGGAAGTTGGAGAATACCCTATCCTTTTATTAGATGATGTTCTTTCAGAATTAGATGATTATCGTCAAACGCATTTATTAAATGCAATTCAAAATAAAGTGCAGACGTTTGTCACGACGACAAGTGTCGACGGGATTCAACACGAAACGATAAAGCAGGCTAATATTATAAATGTTTCACATGGAACAATTATAAGCGGTTCTCAATAA
- the dnaN gene encoding DNA polymerase III subunit beta, with protein sequence MKFTVQKDHLVKAVQDVMRAVSSRTTIPILTGIKLVVTNEGLTFTGSDSDISIESYLPTVLDDQQLVDVKRPGSIVLNARYFSDIVKKLPADFVELESDGNYVTTIRAGKTEFSLNGFDSEEYPLLPQIEEHETISISADLLKFMIRQTVFAVSTSETRPILTGVNWKIENDELTCIATDSHRLALRQAKIDGGLISSDFKASVVIPGKSLNEFSKILDDSSEKVEIVLTEHQALFKTKHILFFTRLLEGNYPDTSKLIPSESKTELTVMTKEFLQAIDRASLLAREGRNNVVHLETVGGSTVNVSSYSPEIGKVVDEIVCEDIKGEELKISFSAKYVMDALKAIESPEIYIQFTGAMRPFLIRTVNDSRTLQLILPVRTY encoded by the coding sequence ATGAAATTTACTGTACAAAAAGATCATCTTGTTAAAGCTGTACAAGATGTTATGAGAGCTGTTTCATCTAGAACAACAATTCCAATCTTAACTGGTATTAAATTAGTAGTTACAAACGAAGGACTAACTTTCACAGGTAGTGATTCAGATATTTCAATAGAATCGTATTTACCAACTGTATTAGATGATCAACAATTAGTTGATGTAAAAAGACCCGGAAGTATTGTATTAAATGCTCGATATTTTAGTGATATTGTAAAAAAATTACCTGCTGATTTTGTCGAATTAGAATCCGATGGTAATTATGTTACGACTATTAGAGCCGGAAAGACGGAGTTTAGTCTAAATGGTTTTGATTCAGAAGAGTATCCATTACTTCCACAAATTGAAGAACATGAAACAATTTCTATTTCTGCAGATTTATTAAAGTTTATGATTCGCCAAACAGTATTTGCAGTATCAACTTCAGAAACTAGACCAATATTAACGGGTGTTAACTGGAAGATTGAGAATGATGAGTTAACATGTATTGCAACAGATAGCCACCGACTAGCTTTAAGACAAGCTAAAATTGATGGTGGTTTAATTTCAAGTGATTTTAAAGCTAGTGTCGTAATTCCTGGTAAAAGCCTGAACGAGTTTAGCAAAATACTTGATGATAGTAGTGAAAAAGTAGAAATTGTTTTAACTGAACACCAAGCTTTATTTAAAACAAAACATATACTATTCTTTACACGCTTACTTGAAGGGAATTATCCGGATACATCAAAATTAATTCCAAGTGAGAGCAAAACTGAGCTTACTGTTATGACAAAAGAATTTTTACAAGCAATTGATCGTGCTTCATTATTAGCTAGAGAAGGTAGAAATAACGTTGTCCACTTAGAAACAGTTGGTGGTTCAACAGTTAATGTGTCTTCCTATTCACCAGAAATCGGTAAAGTTGTAGATGAAATTGTTTGTGAGGATATTAAAGGTGAAGAGCTAAAGATATCTTTTAGTGCTAAATATGTAATGGATGCATTAAAAGCAATAGAAAGTCCTGAAATTTATATTCAATTTACTGGAGCAATGAGACCATTTTTAATTCGCACCGTAAATGATTCAAGAACATTGCAATTAATTTTACCAGTTCGCACATACTAG
- the gyrA gene encoding DNA gyrase subunit A, translating into MSENQQIKEINISHEMRNSFLDYAMSVIVSRALPDVRDGLKPVHRRILYAMNDLGMTADKAYKKSARIVGEVIGKYHPHGDSAVYETMVRMAQDFNFRYMLVDGHGNFGSVDGDAAAAMRYTEARMSKISMELIRDINKNTIDFQDNYDGSEREPIVLPARFPNLLINGATGIAVGMATNIPPHQLGEVIDGVLALSKDPEITTQELMEFVQGPDFPTSGMILGKSGIRKAYETGKGSIIIRAKVEIEEKANGRQTIIVTELPYQVNKAKLVERIAELVRDKKIEGITDLRDESDRTGMRVVIEVRRDANANVLLNNLYKQTALQTSFGINLLALVNGEPKVLSLKSCLKHYLDHQIVVIKRRTKFELEKAEARAHILEGLKVALDHLDAVISLIRASQTAEIAKNGLMETFNLSEKQAQAILDMRLQRLTGLEREKIEEEYQELIKLIAELRAILADEERVLEIIREELTALKEQYNDKRRTAIVPGGVEIIEDEDLIPVENIIVSLTHNGYIKRLPVSTYRSQRRGGRGIQGMGTNNDDFLEHLLTPSTHDTILFFTNKGKVYRSKGYEIPEFSRTAKGLPIVNLLEIDRGESINAIIPVSEFLENWYLFFTTKQGIAKRVPLSAFANIRTNGLIAINLKEDDDVISVRLTDGTKDIVVGTSKGMMIRFNEDDVRSMGRTATGVKAITLSEDDYVVGMEVVEEHLDILVVTELGYGKRTAQEEYRIQSRGGKGLKTLNVTEKNGKMISLKCVSDEEDLMLITESGVIIRMPIEQISRLGRVTQGVKLIRLDQEGHVATVAIAAKEEEIEAEDENDDEFPTLEDDDITETTEE; encoded by the coding sequence TTGAGCGAAAATCAACAAATCAAAGAAATTAATATTAGTCATGAAATGCGTAATTCCTTCCTAGATTATGCAATGAGTGTAATTGTTTCTCGAGCGTTACCAGATGTACGAGACGGCTTAAAGCCTGTACATAGAAGAATTTTATATGCAATGAATGATTTAGGAATGACAGCTGATAAAGCTTATAAGAAGTCAGCGCGTATCGTTGGTGAAGTAATTGGTAAGTACCATCCGCATGGTGACTCTGCTGTATATGAAACAATGGTGCGTATGGCTCAAGACTTTAACTTTAGATATATGTTAGTAGATGGCCATGGGAATTTTGGATCTGTCGATGGGGACGCTGCAGCGGCAATGCGTTATACAGAGGCTAGGATGTCTAAAATATCGATGGAATTAATTCGCGATATTAATAAAAATACGATTGATTTTCAAGATAACTATGATGGTTCTGAAAGAGAGCCAATCGTTCTTCCTGCAAGATTTCCTAACTTGTTAATAAATGGAGCAACAGGTATTGCGGTAGGGATGGCTACAAATATTCCTCCACATCAATTAGGCGAGGTAATTGATGGTGTGCTTGCACTAAGTAAAGATCCTGAGATTACTACACAAGAGTTAATGGAGTTTGTCCAAGGACCCGATTTCCCTACTTCGGGTATGATTCTAGGGAAAAGCGGTATTCGTAAAGCTTATGAAACTGGTAAAGGCTCTATCATTATTAGAGCTAAAGTTGAAATTGAAGAAAAAGCAAATGGAAGACAAACGATTATTGTTACTGAGTTACCATATCAAGTAAACAAAGCTAAGCTTGTTGAACGAATTGCTGAACTAGTTCGAGATAAAAAAATTGAAGGCATAACTGATTTGCGTGATGAGTCTGACAGAACTGGTATGCGTGTTGTCATTGAGGTAAGAAGAGACGCGAACGCAAATGTACTTTTAAATAATCTTTATAAACAAACCGCGCTTCAAACAAGCTTTGGTATCAATTTATTAGCACTTGTAAATGGTGAACCAAAAGTGCTATCTCTAAAGAGTTGCTTGAAACACTATTTGGACCACCAAATTGTTGTTATTAAACGCAGAACAAAGTTTGAATTGGAAAAGGCGGAAGCACGTGCACATATATTAGAAGGTTTAAAAGTTGCCCTTGATCATTTAGATGCTGTAATTAGCTTAATTAGAGCTTCTCAAACGGCAGAAATTGCAAAAAATGGGTTAATGGAAACTTTCAATTTATCTGAAAAGCAAGCTCAAGCAATTTTAGATATGAGATTACAACGTCTAACTGGGTTAGAGCGTGAAAAAATTGAAGAAGAATACCAAGAGTTAATCAAGTTAATCGCAGAACTAAGAGCAATTCTTGCAGACGAGGAACGAGTACTTGAAATCATTCGTGAAGAGTTAACTGCGTTAAAAGAGCAATATAATGATAAACGAAGAACAGCGATTGTTCCTGGTGGAGTTGAAATCATTGAAGATGAAGATTTAATACCAGTTGAGAATATCATTGTAAGTTTAACTCATAATGGATATATTAAACGCCTTCCAGTCTCTACTTATCGATCTCAAAGAAGAGGTGGACGTGGTATTCAGGGAATGGGCACTAATAATGATGACTTCTTAGAACACTTACTGACACCTTCAACTCATGATACAATTTTATTCTTTACGAATAAGGGGAAAGTATACCGATCAAAAGGTTATGAGATTCCGGAGTTTAGCCGTACAGCTAAAGGACTACCTATCGTAAACTTACTTGAAATTGATAGAGGTGAAAGTATTAACGCTATTATTCCAGTAAGTGAATTTTTAGAGAATTGGTACCTATTCTTTACGACGAAACAAGGAATAGCGAAACGTGTACCTTTATCTGCATTTGCAAATATCCGAACGAATGGATTAATTGCAATTAATTTAAAAGAGGATGATGACGTAATTTCAGTACGTTTAACAGACGGAACGAAAGATATTGTTGTCGGTACCTCAAAAGGTATGATGATCCGTTTTAATGAAGATGATGTTAGATCAATGGGAAGAACAGCAACAGGTGTTAAAGCTATTACACTTTCTGAAGATGACTATGTTGTAGGAATGGAAGTAGTGGAGGAGCACTTAGATATTCTTGTTGTTACGGAACTTGGTTATGGTAAGCGAACTGCACAGGAAGAATACCGTATTCAAAGTCGTGGTGGTAAAGGATTAAAAACACTGAATGTTACAGAGAAAAACGGTAAAATGATTTCATTAAAATGTGTAAGTGACGAAGAGGATTTAATGTTAATTACTGAATCCGGTGTTATTATTCGTATGCCAATTGAACAAATCTCACGTCTTGGCCGTGTTACTCAAGGTGTTAAATTAATTAGACTAGACCAAGAAGGTCATGTTGCTACGGTTGCAATTGCAGCAAAAGAAGAGGAAATTGAGGCAGAAGATGAAAATGATGATGAATTTCCGACTCTAGAAGATGATGATATAACTGAAACAACTGAAGAATAG